One stretch of Amycolatopsis tolypomycina DNA includes these proteins:
- a CDS encoding carbohydrate ABC transporter permease, with product MTLAAAPTVSAAPRANRKSRRDNRFAAWAFLLPALAYIILFFGYPLVANLVMSTQNYTVKSFYTGEAPFVGIANYSAVLHNPLFSTAALNTVLFTAGSIVFQFGIGLALAVFFNGRFLGSALLRSLLLLPWLLPLVVSGAVWRWMFDQDHGVLNAFLRAVGLDAVPWLSSTSWALPAVILTNIWIGIPFNLVILHGGLRAIPASLYEAAALDGAGAWQRFRHVTWPLLRPVTGIVLMLGLVYTIKVFDVIMVVTGGGPANATQTLTTWSYRLSFQDFAFGQGAAVGNVLIVVATLFGLLYLRSAKATLAEAA from the coding sequence GTGACGCTCGCCGCTGCCCCGACGGTCTCGGCGGCACCCCGCGCGAACCGGAAGTCCCGCCGGGACAACCGGTTCGCCGCGTGGGCGTTCCTGCTGCCCGCCCTGGCCTACATCATCTTGTTCTTCGGCTATCCCCTGGTCGCGAACCTGGTGATGAGCACCCAGAACTACACGGTGAAGTCGTTCTACACCGGCGAAGCACCCTTCGTCGGCATCGCGAACTACTCCGCCGTGCTGCACAACCCGCTGTTCTCGACGGCGGCGCTCAACACGGTGCTGTTCACCGCCGGGTCGATCGTCTTCCAGTTCGGCATCGGGCTGGCGCTCGCGGTGTTCTTCAACGGCCGCTTCCTCGGCAGCGCGCTGCTGCGCTCGCTGCTCCTGCTGCCATGGCTGCTGCCGCTGGTGGTCAGCGGCGCGGTCTGGCGGTGGATGTTCGACCAGGACCACGGCGTGCTCAACGCCTTCCTGCGCGCGGTGGGTCTCGACGCGGTGCCGTGGCTGAGCAGCACGAGCTGGGCGCTGCCGGCGGTAATCCTCACCAACATCTGGATCGGCATCCCGTTCAACCTGGTGATCCTGCACGGCGGCCTGCGCGCGATCCCGGCGTCACTCTACGAGGCCGCGGCGCTGGACGGCGCCGGCGCGTGGCAGCGGTTCCGGCACGTCACCTGGCCGCTGCTGCGGCCGGTCACCGGGATCGTCCTCATGCTCGGCCTGGTCTACACGATCAAGGTGTTCGACGTGATCATGGTGGTCACCGGCGGCGGGCCGGCCAACGCCACGCAGACGCTGACAACGTGGTCGTACCGGCTGTCCTTCCAGGACTTCGCGTTCGGGCAGGGTGCCGCGGTCGGCAACGTCCTCATC